A single region of the Anaerolineales bacterium genome encodes:
- a CDS encoding M20/M25/M40 family metallo-hydrolase produces the protein MTESRIARLDQKLSALRRALETRQERILEEALTIQAIPAPTFDESRRAAYIRQRLGGIAGLDSIHVDDLHNVYARLAGRDRQAAGILVSAHTDTVFDLATPLTARREGRHIYAPGLGDNSLGVAALIATADLLADHLLPCDVWFVANSREEGLGDLGGIRAVTDYLKGRIGTAIVLEGMALGRIYHAGIAVRRLKIHCKGQGGHSWLHFGRESAIHGLLRLGAGIAALRVPEHPRTTYNIGVIEGGSTVNTIAADASLLLDLRSESTEALARLEKAVQMLIDQNRTPDLTYDVTLVGDRPAGAIPRAHPLPQLAGEVLQHLGIRPLYETGSTDANMLLHKGIPTVTLGITQGGNAHRLDEYIEIEGMLSGMWQLVLIIAGAAEYL, from the coding sequence GTGACTGAGAGCCGTATTGCCCGTCTGGATCAAAAATTGAGCGCCCTCCGCCGCGCCCTTGAAACCCGCCAAGAGCGCATCCTTGAGGAAGCGCTCACCATTCAGGCGATCCCCGCCCCCACCTTTGACGAATCGCGCCGTGCTGCCTATATTCGCCAGCGCTTAGGGGGCATTGCCGGCTTGGATTCGATCCACGTTGATGATCTCCATAACGTCTATGCCCGCCTTGCCGGACGGGATCGGCAGGCGGCGGGCATTTTGGTTTCCGCCCACACCGATACCGTCTTTGATCTTGCGACGCCGCTGACCGCCCGCCGTGAGGGGAGACACATTTACGCGCCGGGACTTGGCGATAACAGCCTCGGCGTCGCCGCGCTGATTGCCACCGCCGACCTCTTGGCGGATCACCTCCTCCCCTGCGATGTGTGGTTTGTCGCCAACAGCCGCGAGGAAGGCTTGGGCGATCTGGGTGGGATTCGGGCTGTCACCGACTACCTGAAAGGGCGCATCGGGACGGCAATCGTCCTCGAAGGGATGGCACTAGGGCGGATTTACCACGCTGGAATCGCCGTCCGTCGCTTGAAAATTCATTGCAAGGGGCAAGGCGGACATAGCTGGCTGCATTTTGGACGGGAGAGCGCCATTCACGGGCTGCTGCGTCTTGGGGCGGGGATCGCCGCGCTGCGCGTCCCCGAACACCCGCGCACCACCTATAACATCGGCGTTATTGAAGGCGGCAGCACGGTGAACACCATTGCTGCCGATGCGTCTCTGCTGCTCGATTTACGTTCGGAAAGCACGGAGGCGCTCGCCCGGTTGGAAAAAGCCGTGCAGATGCTCATCGATCAGAACCGCACCCCAGACCTGACCTATGACGTGACCCTTGTGGGAGACCGCCCGGCGGGGGCGATTCCCCGTGCGCATCCCCTTCCACAGTTGGCGGGTGAGGTCTTGCAGCACCTCGGCATACGTCCCCTTTACGAGACGGGCAGCACCGATGCCAACATGCTCTTGCACAAAGGTATCCCCACTGTGACTTTGGGAATCACGCAGGGCGGAAACGCCCACCGTCTTGATGAATACATCGAGATCGAGGGGATGCTCAGCGGCATGTGGCAGCTTGTCTTGATTATTGCTGGCGCGGCAGAGTACCTCTAA
- the mreD gene encoding rod shape-determining protein MreD produces the protein MGRYSGLPLLVLAAVLQGAVLPEFRIGGAGFDLVLLIVLSWTILMGAEEGAIWAVVGGLLHDLAGGRLLGTGAVAMVAASGAVSLIFNEVGRGNLIVPPLAAAVGTVVFQTVLIVVLNVFGSSVPVFYALVNVTLISVLYNVPLMIVVFRVVGWLARPSGRGRRMTF, from the coding sequence GTGGGACGCTATTCCGGGCTGCCGCTGCTTGTGCTGGCGGCTGTTTTGCAAGGGGCGGTTTTGCCCGAATTTCGGATCGGCGGGGCGGGCTTCGATCTTGTCCTGCTGATCGTCCTCTCGTGGACGATCCTCATGGGGGCGGAAGAAGGGGCGATATGGGCGGTGGTTGGCGGACTGCTCCATGACCTTGCCGGAGGGCGGCTGTTGGGGACAGGGGCGGTGGCGATGGTCGCTGCGTCGGGGGCGGTCAGCCTGATCTTCAACGAGGTCGGGCGCGGCAACCTGATCGTGCCGCCGCTTGCCGCTGCGGTGGGGACGGTGGTCTTTCAGACGGTGCTGATTGTCGTCCTGAATGTGTTTGGCTCGTCTGTCCCCGTTTTCTATGCCCTTGTCAATGTGACACTCATCTCTGTTTTGTACAATGTGCCGTTGATGATCGTCGTGTTCCGCGTGGTGGGCTGGTTAGCCCGTCCATCGGGGCGGGGGCGACGGATGACCTTTTAG
- a CDS encoding histidine ammonia-lyase has product MPERVLSPFAPLTLAEVVAIARHGAGLRPIAPAENPRLEQSAAWVAASLEMNPPIAYYAINTGFGDNAGRAVFRDKMDAERLTRNLLVSHAVGVGDPLPYEVIRAALAIRIVGLAQGYSGIRREVINTLIEMLNRGVYPLVPGQGSLGASGDLAPLAHLVLPLSAPLPGEDADQPGASGACFLNGEIVTGAEALHAVGIAQIRLTAKEGVALINGTAITAAIGALALHDARRLLEAARGAAAMSAEALRGFRDAFLPHLNRRRGHTQAEEAAALYARFEGSTLMRGDADRDLDPAEGPPQDPYCLRCIPSVFGAVRTALDHVQTVLENELSAVTDNPLIFPDDADSPDHLPRGAKVISGGNFHGEPLALVMDYLAIATAEIGSIAERRMFTLTDPRLNRGLPPFLIHDSAGREGLNSGLMIAQYTAAALVSENKTLAHPASVDSIPSSANREDHVSMCTIAARKAAQIVGNVQKVIALEYLCAAQALSLRLAMTPTARAGAASERLLAAIRRLEIAPGRRLAVLQEDVPLAPYIAALVAWVRGEN; this is encoded by the coding sequence GTGCCTGAGAGAGTCCTCTCCCCCTTTGCGCCGCTCACCCTTGCCGAGGTGGTGGCGATTGCCCGACATGGCGCTGGCTTGCGCCCCATTGCCCCCGCCGAGAACCCTCGCTTGGAGCAAAGCGCGGCGTGGGTTGCCGCCTCCTTAGAGATGAACCCGCCTATCGCCTATTACGCGATCAATACTGGTTTTGGCGATAACGCCGGACGCGCCGTGTTTCGGGACAAAATGGACGCCGAACGGCTCACCCGCAACCTCTTGGTTAGCCATGCCGTCGGCGTGGGCGACCCGCTCCCCTATGAGGTGATTCGGGCGGCGCTGGCGATCCGCATTGTGGGCTTGGCGCAGGGCTATTCGGGCATCCGGCGCGAGGTGATCAACACCCTGATTGAGATGCTGAACCGAGGGGTCTACCCGCTTGTTCCGGGGCAAGGATCGCTTGGGGCAAGCGGCGATCTCGCCCCCCTTGCCCACCTCGTCTTACCGCTGAGCGCCCCCCTTCCCGGCGAGGACGCCGACCAACCCGGCGCGTCGGGGGCGTGCTTTCTGAATGGCGAGATCGTCACAGGGGCAGAGGCGCTGCACGCCGTTGGCATTGCCCAAATTCGCTTGACGGCAAAAGAGGGCGTCGCTCTGATCAACGGGACGGCGATCACGGCAGCAATTGGCGCGTTGGCGCTCCATGATGCCCGCCGCCTGTTGGAGGCGGCACGAGGCGCAGCGGCAATGAGCGCCGAAGCGCTGCGCGGCTTTCGAGATGCCTTCCTCCCCCATCTGAATCGGCGGCGGGGACACACCCAAGCCGAGGAAGCGGCGGCGCTCTACGCCCGTTTTGAGGGCAGCACGCTGATGCGGGGCGACGCTGACCGTGACCTTGACCCCGCCGAAGGTCCGCCCCAAGACCCGTACTGTTTGCGCTGTATTCCATCCGTGTTTGGGGCGGTGCGCACGGCGCTTGATCACGTGCAGACGGTGCTGGAAAACGAACTGAGCGCCGTCACCGATAACCCGTTGATCTTCCCTGACGATGCCGACTCGCCCGACCACCTCCCACGCGGGGCAAAAGTGATCAGCGGCGGGAATTTTCACGGCGAACCGCTGGCGCTGGTCATGGATTACCTCGCCATTGCCACTGCCGAGATCGGGAGCATCGCCGAACGGCGGATGTTCACCCTGACCGACCCCCGTTTGAATCGCGGTCTGCCGCCCTTTTTGATCCATGATTCAGCCGGACGCGAAGGGCTGAACAGTGGGCTGATGATCGCCCAATACACCGCCGCCGCGCTCGTCAGCGAGAACAAAACATTGGCGCATCCCGCCAGTGTGGACAGCATCCCTAGCAGCGCCAACCGCGAAGATCATGTCAGCATGTGTACGATTGCCGCCCGCAAAGCGGCACAGATCGTTGGGAATGTTCAGAAGGTGATCGCGCTGGAATACCTCTGTGCGGCGCAAGCGCTCTCCCTTCGCTTGGCGATGACGCCTACGGCGCGGGCGGGCGCTGCCTCAGAGCGCCTGTTGGCTGCCATTCGCCGGCTAGAGATCGCCCCCGGACGGCGCTTGGCTGTCCTTCAGGAAGATGTCCCGCTCGCCCCCTACATTGCGGCGCTGGTGGCATGGGTGCGGGGCGAAAACTGA
- a CDS encoding alkaline phosphatase D family protein yields the protein MPITRRFMLIAAVLFILITSPTAAQRSPRTPTLVAAVGDADQTSAVLWIHSPNVGALAVSLTPTVTLPAAAISDPLLPVKLDLSGLSAGTVYTYQITDAGGLTLNGSFRTPAPPDVQRGLRFGITGDWQAAFMPYIVVRNAPAHALDFFVLLGDTVYADVTSPDVPLRQAQTLAQFRAKHAENMLTVNDLNLWRDIYQTTPIYATLDDHEITDDFAGGAPPASDNRFDRRGAYIHDTALFQNGYQAFLDYMPIRAEVWGATGDPRTAGKPNLYRYRTFGKDAALFVLDARTFRDASLASPSARGATDPAAIRTFLNKAYDPTRTMLGAAQLAQLKADLLAAQAAGILWKVIAVPQPIQQFGVFNAGDRFEGYAAERADLLDFMVRNGITNAVFVAADFHGTFVNNLTYALTPGDPQIETGYFEIVTGAVAVDPPFGTLAVTAFRALGAISQTQYNLYQAAPRALKDTFAEVGLNTLLMASGYDPLGLVGSGIAYEWITGGNVLAHTFGWTAFEIDAEGVLTVTTYGIPAPTPAEIRADPTAYLAYQPEVLQQFRVTPR from the coding sequence ATGCCTATCACCCGCCGTTTTATGCTCATTGCTGCCGTCCTGTTCATCCTGATCACGTCCCCCACCGCCGCCCAACGATCCCCACGCACGCCCACACTGGTTGCCGCCGTTGGAGATGCCGACCAAACCTCCGCCGTCCTGTGGATTCACTCCCCAAACGTCGGGGCGCTGGCGGTGAGCCTCACGCCCACCGTCACCCTTCCCGCCGCCGCCATCAGCGATCCCCTTCTCCCCGTCAAACTTGACCTCAGCGGCTTGAGCGCAGGGACAGTCTACACCTACCAGATCACCGATGCGGGTGGGCTGACGCTGAACGGATCGTTTAGGACGCCCGCCCCACCGGACGTTCAGCGCGGACTTCGTTTTGGCATTACGGGCGATTGGCAGGCGGCATTCATGCCCTATATCGTCGTGCGGAACGCCCCCGCCCACGCCCTTGATTTCTTCGTCCTCTTGGGCGATACGGTCTACGCCGATGTCACCTCGCCAGATGTTCCCCTTCGGCAGGCGCAAACGCTCGCCCAATTTCGGGCAAAACACGCCGAAAATATGCTGACGGTGAACGACCTGAATCTCTGGCGTGACATTTACCAGACGACCCCCATCTACGCCACGCTGGACGATCACGAAATCACCGACGATTTTGCGGGCGGCGCACCGCCCGCCTCTGATAACCGCTTTGATCGGCGGGGGGCATATATCCACGACACGGCGCTGTTCCAGAACGGTTATCAGGCGTTCCTTGACTACATGCCCATCCGTGCTGAGGTCTGGGGCGCGACGGGCGACCCGCGCACAGCGGGCAAGCCGAATCTCTACCGCTACCGGACGTTTGGGAAGGACGCCGCCTTGTTCGTTTTGGACGCCCGCACCTTCCGCGACGCGAGCTTGGCATCGCCTAGCGCACGGGGCGCTACCGATCCGGCGGCGATACGGACATTCCTAAACAAAGCCTACGACCCAACACGGACGATGCTTGGCGCGGCGCAGTTGGCGCAATTGAAAGCTGATCTGCTGGCGGCACAGGCGGCGGGCATTCTCTGGAAAGTGATCGCCGTCCCGCAGCCGATTCAACAGTTTGGGGTGTTCAACGCCGGAGATCGCTTTGAGGGCTACGCGGCGGAACGCGCCGACCTCTTGGACTTCATGGTGAGGAATGGAATCACGAATGCCGTGTTCGTCGCCGCTGATTTTCACGGGACGTTTGTGAACAACCTAACCTACGCCCTCACCCCGGGCGATCCGCAGATTGAAACGGGCTACTTTGAAATCGTCACCGGCGCGGTTGCCGTCGATCCGCCGTTCGGAACGCTGGCAGTAACTGCTTTCCGCGCCCTCGGTGCGATCAGCCAAACGCAGTACAACCTGTATCAAGCCGCCCCCCGCGCCCTGAAGGATACCTTTGCCGAGGTCGGCTTGAACACCCTGCTCATGGCGTCGGGGTACGATCCGCTGGGGTTGGTGGGGTCGGGCATTGCCTATGAATGGATCACGGGGGGGAATGTCTTGGCACACACCTTCGGCTGGACTGCCTTCGAGATTGACGCCGAGGGTGTTCTGACGGTGACAACCTACGGGATTCCCGCCCCTACGCCAGCGGAGATACGCGCCGATCCGACGGCGTATCTCGCCTATCAGCCAGAGGTGTTGCAGCAGTTTCGGGTGACGCCGCGCTAG